The Echinicola jeungdonensis genome segment TTCTAATTATTTTCATTAATAACTTGAGTAAAAAGACCTATCCACTTTTCCATAATGGAGTTAGGTGAATACAGCCCTACTTTTTCTTTAGCATTGGTAATTAATTTTCTCCTCAAATCCTCATTTTCTATCACTTGGGCTATGCTTTGTGCCAGTTGCGTTATATCATTCATTTCGACAAGTATACCTTTTCCATTCTCAATTAATGTCAGTGGACCTGAAAATGTTTTGTAAGAAATTACAGCATTGTAAGTGTCAAAACCTTCCAAAATCATGATAGAAAAGCTTTCAGATTTGGAAGTAAGGACCATGATGGAGGATTCTAATAATTTCTTTTTAAATTCATTCGTGGCAGGAAAAATTTTTAAAGACGTACACTCAGGATGAATTAAGTTTCTGTAAAAATTAAGATCTTGGTTACTTCCTTGAATATAAAGGTGATATTCCCAATCCTTAAAGTCCGAATAGATTCTATTCCAAGCGTATATCTGATGGTCAAATTGTTTTAATTTTTCATTCCTTCCTCCCGAAATTATAATTTTCCTTTTTGTTAAATCATCGGAATTAAGTTCATTGAGGAAAATAAAATTTGGTATAACTTCAATGTTACTTAATCCATACTCAAACTTCTCTAAATCATTTAAGACTACAATTTTATTGTAAAGTTTATAAAATAGCTTTTTAAAAGGGAATGATTTTTGGATTATTTCAACGGAAGAAGCATGAATTTCTAAAATTTTGGGAATTTTATTTCCAATTAATGGAAGTATAAAAAAATCAACACTAGAAAGTAAACTGATACATAAATCAGGTCTAAATTTTTTAAAAACATCCTTTATGTATTTTATAAATGATATTCCATACAAAATCTTTTCATAAAAAGGCAAATCCTGATAGGTTCTATTCATATTAAAAATCTTCAACCTACCATCAAATCTTTCCTCATAATCAGAATGATGTTTTTTAACTACTACACAAATCT includes the following:
- a CDS encoding glycosyltransferase; translation: MRLLYLVNSLTALGGISNITNKKIEWLILNKDYEICVVVKKHHSDYEERFDGRLKIFNMNRTYQDLPFYEKILYGISFIKYIKDVFKKFRPDLCISLLSSVDFFILPLIGNKIPKILEIHASSVEIIQKSFPFKKLFYKLYNKIVVLNDLEKFEYGLSNIEVIPNFIFLNELNSDDLTKRKIIISGGRNEKLKQFDHQIYAWNRIYSDFKDWEYHLYIQGSNQDLNFYRNLIHPECTSLKIFPATNEFKKKLLESSIMVLTSKSESFSIMILEGFDTYNAVISYKTFSGPLTLIENGKGILVEMNDITQLAQSIAQVIENEDLRRKLITNAKEKVGLYSPNSIMEKWIGLFTQVINENN